The nucleotide window CCTATACTAGGGTAATTTTGAGGGGCTCCGATCTCAAATCTCTTAAAAATTGCATCGACGATATCCCTCCTGCATTCAAACCACTGATACGCCCTTCTCTGGCGCCCATTGAGATAGCGCACGGATTCTTCTCTAAAGATTCCGAATTTCTTGCCGACGAGGAACTAGGTCTAACATTAACTCCAGAAAATCTTTTCTCAAATTTGCTTCCTCTCGAATTTCCACCTCAGATTCACACCGCAAGACTGCCAGTGAAAAGAATCGCAAGAAGCGATTTTGAGGCCTCGATTAAACGTCACTTAACGGATTCGTTTCACCCCACATATTTTATAGATGGAACCATTCTATACACATTTGATTCATTCAACCATCCCTTTTGGAAAAAAGTACTAGCAGATCGGGTTATCACACCAGATCTAGCACTGCCTACTCAGAGACTTGCCGGCGGAACATCCGCAGCGGAAAAAGGCAGGTTCGTTAAAATACTGAATAGATCCCTGGAAGAAATTTGTCGTTCCCACGATATGGCTTGGTCAAGAGAAATGAGATGTTATTATTTCCCAGCCGCTAAAAATACGACAATTAGGCATGTCGCTGCCATGGCTTTGAAAAATGCTGGGAAAAGACGAATTTATAGAAGCATCCCATCGAAATCAGATCCTACACAAATTCAGCACTGGCAGCATCAGGCATTTCGCCATAAGTTTCACCAATTCGCTGGGAAATGGTTTCTGTGTATCACCCCTTTTTGGGCGTTCACTAGCGATGGTTTAGGCAAACCCAGTCGCTGGCAAAAGAAGTCCAGTGCCAATATGAGAAAACCGGAGAGAAATCGTGCCGTACTAGGTCACGTTGTTTTTTGGGCCTCAATTCTGTCTAAAGATCAAGGCCTCTTTGACCGCCCCTCATCCATGAGAATCAGAAATTGTATTTCTGGGACTAGTCCTCTGGGAATCGACGACAATGCTTGGGCAAATTTCGTCACCGATGCAGAAAGAGAAGTTCCGCCCGAAATGGATACAAATGATGAATTCACTCTTTCTCAATCACAATGACACCAAAAATTTCTGTGATTCATGAGCCGATGCTTGAGTTTGCCAAAGGAGGCACATCACGTGATATAAGACGAGGAATTCTCAAATGGGGCCCCATCGACGCCGGCACAAATCGAACCAAATCCGAAATTCGCTTGGGTCTTGTAGGAACTCCAAAAACTATAGCCTCTTTTATGGAATGGTTTGAGGAATGCCGCACAGGAGTAGTCGCGAGCGATCTGTTGAATGAAAATCTCAACCCTCCCTTTCCGGGTCTATCACTCGATGTTGGGCTTCGCTGCGAGTTCTTAACGGACCGAACTTGGACGGAAGAAATATCCGAATCCGAAATTAGGAAAGCACTGGACGGTTCGGGAAGAGTGATTTCAACAGCTGAAGCTTTCCATGACCGAATCAAATCATTGCATGAGCTTAGCGCGTCAAAACCGGATGTGGTGATCTGCTTGCCTCCAGAAAATGTGCGGCGTCAGTTGAAGCCCTCACTAGGAGGGGACGATGATGAAGATTGGGAAGACTTCGATGAACAAAAAGGACCCGATTTCCACGATTATCTCAAGGGACTATGCCTGGAAACGGGATCTGTCTTTCAATTGATTTGGCCGCGAACTTATACAAAGGGAACAAAGGGCGTTCAAGACATGGCGACATGCGCTTGGAATTTATTCACCGCTTTGTTCTATAAATCTGGCGGAGTCCCATGGAAGCTTCAACGTGCTCCCGGATCGCTGAGCACTTGCTATATTGGCATAGCTTTTTCTAAAAGAGAGGGAACGGGATTTTCTCATTCAAGTTTGACACAAATTTTTAATGACCGTGGTGAAGGGACTATTTTGAGAGGAGGACTGGCGTCGCGCTCAGATGACGATCACGAAGTCCATTTGGCTGAGAAAGACGCTTTTCTCTTACTTGAGGATGCCATCAAAAATTATGCAGGAGCTAATCGCGGATCTATCCCGCAAAGAGTTGTGCTACATAAGACGTCGTCTTTTGATCTGGCAGAGAAAAAAGGATTCAACGATGCCTGTGACGCGGCGGGAATTAGATTTTTAGATCTATTGGCCGTGAATGCTTCACCACTCAGACTTTTCCGATCGGGGACCTACCCTCCTCTTCGCGGCACTCACGCCATTTTTGATGATGCGAACTCAATTCTCTATACAAGAGGAAGTATTCCATTCTACAGAAAATATCCTGGCCCCTACGTGCCCAAAAGTCTGCATATTAGATATTATCAGACTGATCGACCTCAAGAAGATCTCGCGGCAGAAATACTAGCTTTAACCAAATTAAATTGGAATCGAACTCAGTTTGATTCCTTCGACCCAATTACAATTGGAGGATCCAAAAGAATTGGAGACATATATCGATGGTGTTTGAACGCTCCAACAAGACCCATTTCATACTCTTTTTTCATGTAAATGGAATTGAGTGATTTGCCAGTTACCAAGACGCACTTCCATTCTCACATTTTTCATCTATAGATATTAGATTCTCGCCAGACTGAGTCTCAAATAGGGTTCCCCATCAAAACCATTCCAAGAGGAATCGCTATATAAATGGGTCCTACCTCAGCCCCTTCAATTCCTCAAACGTATAGGGCGTCTGCTTGTCCTTCGTCTCCGCCCGCCATTTGGCGACGTCTTCCGCGGTGACGGGGGTTTTCCAACCGGCCCATTGGACGCCGATGTAGTTGGCGACGGCGGCGAGCTGGTCGTCCTTGTACATGGTTTCCAAGGGCGGCATCATGCCGGCGGCGTAGGTTTCACCGGTGCCGAGGGGGCCTTGCAGGCCCTTCAGGAGCACGTGGACCAGGTAGGACGGGTCCTTGATGCGGTTGTTTTTGGCGAAGACGGGGGCCATGAGGCCGCCTTCCACTTTCAGGCCGTTCACACCATCGCCGTGGCACTCCTTGCAGAAGCCGGTGAAGATCGTGTAGCCGGCGCGGTAGGGTTCCAGCTCCTTGGGAAGCTTCTGGCCCGCCTTCTGGAGCAGGGCGACGGAGCCATTGACGGGCTTCGTGTCCTCCAGCGCCTTGAGCGTCTTCGCGGCGGCGGGTGTGTGCACGGTCCGCAGGGTGGTGTAGAGCTGGCTGAGAACGGTGGAGGAGGGATCGGCGGCGAGCGACACGAGCGCTGCCTCCAAGTCCGGGGATTGAGCGACCATCGTTTCCGCAATGGCGATGGCAGTGGTGCGCACGTTTTCATCCGCGTCCTTCAAGGCGGTGGCGACCTCGGCGAAGGTGAGGCTATCGAGGCTCTGCAGGCAGCGCATGGCCAGCAGGCGTGAGTTCGGGCTGGCATCCGTGAGCGCGGTGCGGAGCGCGGGCACGGCGGACCGATCCTCGCGGCAGACGATGAGCTTCTGGGCGGTATCGCGCCACCAGCCATTGGGGTGGCCGAGGAGGCCGACGAGCTCGGTGCTGGATTTCGCGGTGAACGCGGGACGCGGATCGAGCAGCTTCCTGTCCTTCGGCACGAGGCGCCAGATGCGGCCGCGCTGGTGGACGCCGAGCATGTTCCACTCCTTCGCGCGGTAGTAGCGGGCGATCCAGCGCGGGTTCGGGTCCTGCGTGCGCTCGGTGGGGAACCACTGGGATTCCTGGACGATGCCGCGCGACATGTCCGCGATGTAGAGGCCGCCATCCGGCCCGATATCGGTCCACACCGGGCGGAAGTAGGTGTCAGGGCTGCGGATGAACTCCGTGCCCTTGAAGTCCGGATGCGGCACGGCCACGCGCACGCCATCGCGTTCCTCGAAGGCGACGATCTTCACGCAACGCCGCACCGGGTCCGGGATGACGTAGGAGCCGGTGTAGCGGCCGAACTGGCGGGTGCGCAGCATCGTCTGGCCGCCGGTGGCAGTCACCTCGTGGCCGGGATCGGTGGCGTCATCCACCTCGCAGATGAAGTTGGCGTATTTGACCGCGTCCTCGGAGGGCGGCGTAGCATTCGGATAGCCGCCGAGGCTCTGCCAACCCTGGACCGGGACGCTGTTGCCGCTGCCGTAGAGGCGGCCGACATCGTCATGCGCGAGGCCCCACTGGCCGTAGCGCGGGATGTTTTTCACGGCCTGGAGCTTGCCGTCCTTGAAGCGGAGCGCGCGCGAGGTTTCGTAGATGCGGTTGTCCACGTTCCAGACGAGGCTGTCGTCCTGGTGCTCGATGTTTCCGCCCACCGGACCACCGGCGAGGGCGACCTCCTTGCGGTCGGCGACGCCGTCCTTGTTGTCATCGAAGAAGGCCCAGATCGTGTTGTCATTGGACATCCGCACCAGGATGCGGTCGTGGAGCGCGATGATGGAGCGGGGCAGCATCAGCGAGTCCGCGAAGACGGCGCGCTTGTCGAAGGTGCCGTCGCCGTTGGTGTCCTCGAGCTTCACCACGCGGCACTTCGGCTCGAACTGGCCGGTGGCGTACTGGTCCTGCATGTAGGTATTCCACTCGCAGACGAAAAGCGCGCCGTCCGGATCAAAGGCGAAGCACACCGGCTCCTGGACCATCGGCTCGGAGGCCACGAGCTCGAGTTGGAAGCCCGCGGGCACCTCGATGAGCTTCTGGCTGTCCTGCGCGCTGAGCGGCCGCAAGGTGCCGTCCTTCTGGAGATTCGGGCTGTTGAGCGGCTCTGCGGAAGCGGCCGCGACGAAACAGCCGATCAGCATGCCGATGGCCATGCGCCTGAGGCCATGATGACCCACACATCCCCCACTTCGAACCGACAGCACCTTGGATCCTCGCATAAAATTTCGCCGGAATACCCCGAAGCATTCCCCGTCCTTTCACGCAATCCCAACGCGTGGACTAGGTCCGGAGAAATGGATGCAAGGGTAAGTGCCTCATGCATGTAGCGGAAATGTAGCGG belongs to Luteolibacter ambystomatis and includes:
- a CDS encoding SEFIR domain-containing protein — encoded protein: MESDSPPKKVFISYTHDSTLHSARVLKLANDLREEGIDVDIDQYHANENWPAWMEERLRWAAKVLVICTETYLRRWEGREAHQIGLGAQWESLLARQELYEATGNNKKYIPCCFSNEDSAFIPMPLRPYTRVILRGSDLKSLKNCIDDIPPAFKPLIRPSLAPIEIAHGFFSKDSEFLADEELGLTLTPENLFSNLLPLEFPPQIHTARLPVKRIARSDFEASIKRHLTDSFHPTYFIDGTILYTFDSFNHPFWKKVLADRVITPDLALPTQRLAGGTSAAEKGRFVKILNRSLEEICRSHDMAWSREMRCYYFPAAKNTTIRHVAAMALKNAGKRRIYRSIPSKSDPTQIQHWQHQAFRHKFHQFAGKWFLCITPFWAFTSDGLGKPSRWQKKSSANMRKPERNRAVLGHVVFWASILSKDQGLFDRPSSMRIRNCISGTSPLGIDDNAWANFVTDAEREVPPEMDTNDEFTLSQSQ
- a CDS encoding DUF7133 domain-containing protein, with product MLIGCFVAAASAEPLNSPNLQKDGTLRPLSAQDSQKLIEVPAGFQLELVASEPMVQEPVCFAFDPDGALFVCEWNTYMQDQYATGQFEPKCRVVKLEDTNGDGTFDKRAVFADSLMLPRSIIALHDRILVRMSNDNTIWAFFDDNKDGVADRKEVALAGGPVGGNIEHQDDSLVWNVDNRIYETSRALRFKDGKLQAVKNIPRYGQWGLAHDDVGRLYGSGNSVPVQGWQSLGGYPNATPPSEDAVKYANFICEVDDATDPGHEVTATGGQTMLRTRQFGRYTGSYVIPDPVRRCVKIVAFEERDGVRVAVPHPDFKGTEFIRSPDTYFRPVWTDIGPDGGLYIADMSRGIVQESQWFPTERTQDPNPRWIARYYRAKEWNMLGVHQRGRIWRLVPKDRKLLDPRPAFTAKSSTELVGLLGHPNGWWRDTAQKLIVCREDRSAVPALRTALTDASPNSRLLAMRCLQSLDSLTFAEVATALKDADENVRTTAIAIAETMVAQSPDLEAALVSLAADPSSTVLSQLYTTLRTVHTPAAAKTLKALEDTKPVNGSVALLQKAGQKLPKELEPYRAGYTIFTGFCKECHGDGVNGLKVEGGLMAPVFAKNNRIKDPSYLVHVLLKGLQGPLGTGETYAAGMMPPLETMYKDDQLAAVANYIGVQWAGWKTPVTAEDVAKWRAETKDKQTPYTFEELKGLR
- a CDS encoding argonaute/piwi family protein, translating into MTPKISVIHEPMLEFAKGGTSRDIRRGILKWGPIDAGTNRTKSEIRLGLVGTPKTIASFMEWFEECRTGVVASDLLNENLNPPFPGLSLDVGLRCEFLTDRTWTEEISESEIRKALDGSGRVISTAEAFHDRIKSLHELSASKPDVVICLPPENVRRQLKPSLGGDDDEDWEDFDEQKGPDFHDYLKGLCLETGSVFQLIWPRTYTKGTKGVQDMATCAWNLFTALFYKSGGVPWKLQRAPGSLSTCYIGIAFSKREGTGFSHSSLTQIFNDRGEGTILRGGLASRSDDDHEVHLAEKDAFLLLEDAIKNYAGANRGSIPQRVVLHKTSSFDLAEKKGFNDACDAAGIRFLDLLAVNASPLRLFRSGTYPPLRGTHAIFDDANSILYTRGSIPFYRKYPGPYVPKSLHIRYYQTDRPQEDLAAEILALTKLNWNRTQFDSFDPITIGGSKRIGDIYRWCLNAPTRPISYSFFM